One Meles meles chromosome 11, mMelMel3.1 paternal haplotype, whole genome shotgun sequence DNA segment encodes these proteins:
- the LOC123953001 gene encoding pleiotrophin gives MQSQQDVQQRRKFAAAFLAFIFILAAVDTAEAGKKEKPEKKVKKSDCGAWQWSVCVPTSGDCGLGTREGTRTGAECKQTMKTQRCKIPCNWKKQFGAECKYQFQAWGECDLNTALKTRTGSLKRALHNADCQKTVTISKPCGKLTKPKPQAESKKKKKEGKKQEKMLD, from the coding sequence ATGCAGTCCCAGCAGGATGTGCAACAGCGTCGAAAATTTGCAGCTGCCTTCCTGGCATTCATTTTCATCCTGGCAGCTGTGGACACTGCTGaagcagggaagaaagagaagccagaaaaaaaagtgaagaagtcCGACTGTGGGGCGTGGCAGTGGAGTGTGTGCGTGCCCACCAGCGGGGACTGTGGCCTGGGCACCCGGGAGGGCACCCGGACCGGAGCCGAGTGCAAGCAAACCATGAAGACCCAGAGATGTAAGATCCCCTGCAACTGGAAAAAGCAGTTTGGAGCGGAGTGCAAATACCAGTTCCAGGCCTGGGGAGAATGCGACCTGAATACCGCCTTGAAGACCAGAACTGGAAGTCTGAAGCGAGCCCTCCACAACGCGGACTGCCAGAAGACAGTCACCATCTCCAAGCCCTGTGGCAAGCTGACTAAGCCCAAACCTCAAGCAGAatctaagaagaagaaaaaggaaggcaaGAAACAGGAGAAGATGCTGGACTAA